A genomic segment from Spinacia oleracea cultivar Varoflay chromosome 3, BTI_SOV_V1, whole genome shotgun sequence encodes:
- the LOC110774699 gene encoding uncharacterized protein, whose translation MYFNIVFKEKRVEVARNSKLKGKDPVVDEEMEEDEEGRSLSGDDSEESVFDGDAYEDVEDDEYEDEIYEDEEFEDELCQRTVKRAPKKRQSAKSRRVISYDEVEEEEDIEDEDGEYMDGGYEDEGEDVVVRVQKRGKSWKEVGQNALKKKAHLQMMRKRRREDYDDVDEGRRPVKKTILPAMKQMGRKFDETGVAKGKPPAKQKAIRGNNRRMFVRVPIPKYPMSRGEYAKFHGVVVATQRANCGRKQPSVICRTDAFSKIIAAFDESRRSCVRKMGFGGMLDLKISKLPRQLCYWLMSRLDGGNSYLVGGDGHVLPITASHWEYVFGFQNSGLPVPVKESDLPPGTLKAMALKYGEKNTSTSKSTIIIAKSVKELAGPVDGEGKINPLANQRDRASFMENFMIVLLGQILCPSTDGGNMSLKFLGAVSVAKNASLYNWCEFCHTWLLDYGDACQRKIDHQGYAAGTGGCVLFLLIFYLDHLCRHPVRLDEFPRIKVWTQEEVDEAKNRDRKASDDYGRITTVDVVYGDPHPLYGREGRRSPAVEVAEMWDNFQILSVSDKQVMGQLAPLLQDRRGVSRERGMRSYHATDHLTIDVDGVAMPLDKSVNKVLTELDADDDSDVELQPSDGGRVFVGPHGSVPVMNPLDPVSHGDVPLVHTAVSHGDVPLVHTTDDVGVVATDPETSKHPVDQTHQHGQVQAGDGPPSDGMSSEKVGQLGVVEDKEDDEDNGTVAASPLENIAQENPSEDKNSEENTSQYNPTEGKTTDENLQTDDQERPREKLILRIPRTKPKTRYRQTRVRMTKLESDVVAYVESYNPKGKEQGAMLIECDGNDANRMMCYSVVRPREYVHSQYVRAVANIYNREWALEYPTNSRRIMLDSSFAYQKLKTRETYAGLLKKWSTPLQKIVSADISVVYVPVVDNGHWWCVAFARKDQKIWFIDNMYTNPASEHYGDVKKLVSNHVICSFYLVFT comes from the exons ATGTATTTCAATATTGTTTTTAAGGAAAAACGCGTGGAAGTTGCTCGGAATAGTAAGCTAAAGGGCAAAGACCCTGTCGTCGATGAAGAaatggaagaagatgaggaaggACGATCGCTGTCTGGGGATGACAGTGAAGAATCTGTTTTTGACGGGGATGCATATGAAGATGTTGAAGATGATGAATATGAGGATGAGATATATGAGGACGAAGAATTCGAGGATGAATTATGCCAGAGAACAGTGAAACGTGCGCCAAAGAAAAGGCAATCTGCTAAAAGCAGGAGGGTTATTTCATACGATGAagtagaggaggaagaagatatAGAAGACGAAGACGGTGAATATATGGATGGTGGGTATGAAGATGAAGGAGAGGATGTTGTTGTTCGCGTTCAGAAAAGAGGGAAGAGTTGGAAGGAGGTCGGGCAGAATGCTTtgaagaagaaggcacatctgCAGATGATGCGGAAGAGGCGTAGAGAGGATTATGATGATGTTGACGAGGGAAGGAGACCTGTGAAGAAGACGATACTTCCTGCGATGAAGCAGATGGgtaggaagtttgatgaaacagGGGTAGCAAAAGGAAAGCCCCCTGCAAAACAGAAGGCAATCAGAGGGAATAACAGGAGGATGTTTGTGCGG GTACCGATTCCCAAATATCCTATGTCTAGGGGTGAGTATGCGAAGTTTCACGGCGTGGTAGTTGCTACTCAGCGGGCTAATTGTGGCCGGAAG CAACCAAGCGTTATCTGTCGCACGGATGCATTTTCTAAGATTATTGCTGCTTTTGATGAGTCAAGGAGAAGTTGCGTTAGGAAAATGGGTTTCGGGGGGATGTTGGATTTGAAAATATCCAAGCTACCTAGGCAGCTGTGCTACTGGCTGATGTCCCGGTTGGATGGGGGTAACAGTTACCTTGTTGGAGGGGACGGCCATGTGTTGCCGATAACTGCTTCCCATTGGGAATATGTATTCGGATTCCAGAACAGCGGTCTTCCGGTGCCAGTGAAGGAGTCTGATCTTCCTCCAGGCACCCTTAAAGCGATGGCCCTCAAGTATGGTGAAAAGAATACATCAACCTCAAAGAGCACAATAATCATAGCAAAATCAGTAAAGGAATTGGCAGGGCCGGTTGACGGTGAAGGAAAGATAAACCCCCTGGCTAATCAGCGTGATAGGGCCTcgttcatggaaaatttcatgaTTGTGTTGCTGGGGCAGATTTTATGTCCTTCTACCGATGGGGGTAACATGTCTTTAAAATTTCTAGGTGCAGTTTCCGTGGCAAAGAATGCATCACTGTACAATTGGTGTGAGTTTTGTCACACATGGCTTTTAGACTACGGAGACGCCTGTCAGCGGAAGATAGACCATCAGGGGTATGCCGCTGGGACTGgtggttgtgtgttgtttttgctG ATTTTCTACCTAGACCATTTATGCAGGCATCCTGTGAGATTGGATGAGTTTCCCAGGATCAAAGTCTGGACACAGGAGGAAGTGGATGAGGCCAAGAATCGGGATAGGAAAGCGAGTGATGATTATGGAAGGATTACG ACTGTTGATGTTGTGTACGGGGATCCTCATCCCCTTTACGGCAGGGAGGGTAGACGGTCTCCCGCAGTAGAGGTTGCTGAGATG TGGGATAATTTTCAAATATTGAGTGTTAGTGATAAACAG GTTATGGGGCAGCTTGCTCCATTATTGCAAGATCGCCGGGGCGTATCCCGTGAAAGAGGAATGAGGTCATATCATGCTACCGATCATTTGACGATAGATGTTGATGGTGTGGCTATGCCGTTGGACAAGTCTGTCAATAAGGTGCTTACAGAGTTGGATGCCGATGACGATTCCGATGTGGAGTTGCAACCGTCTGATGGGGGACGTGTATTTGTGGGCCCTCATGGGAGTGTGCCAGTTATGAATCCCCTAGACCCGGTCAGCCACGGTGATGTACCTTTGGTCCACACTGCTGTCAGCCACGGTGATGTACCTTTGGTCCACACTACTGATGATGTTGGTGTAGTAGCAACTGACCCAGAAACAAGCAAGCACCCGGTCGACCAGACACATCAGCACGGACAGGTTCAAGCTGGTGACGGGCCACCTTCAGATGGAATGTCATCGGAGAAGGTGGGACAGCTGGGTGTAGTTGAAGACAAAGAGGATGATGAAGACAATG GAACGGTTGCAGCATCGCCCTTGGAGAACATCGCTCAAGAGAACCCCTCTGAAGATAAGAACAGTGAAGAGAACACCAGTCAATATAACCCCACTGAAGGGAAGACCACTGATGAGAATCTCCAAACTGATGACCAAGAACGACCACGGGAGAAATTGATCCTAAGGATTCCGAGAACAAAACCAAAAACGCGCTATCGGCAGACGCGAGTACGAATGACAAAACTTGAGAGTGACGTAGTAGCTTATGTGGAGTCATACAATCCTAAAGGGAAAGAGCA GGGGGCCATGCTTATCGAGTGTGATGGTAATGATGCAAATCGGATGATGTGCTACTCGGTTGTGCGTCCTAGGGAGTACGTGCATTCCCAGTACGTTCGGGCCGTTGCAAACATATACAACAGGGAATGGGCTCTGGAATACCCAACGAATTCTCGCAGAATCATGCTGGACTCCTCATTTGCG TATCAGAAATTAAAGACGAGGGAAACATATGCTGGTCTGCTGAAGAAGTGGTCCACCCCTCTCCAGAAGATTGTGTCAGCTGATATATCTGTG GTCTATGTTCCAGTTGTGGACAACGGACATTGGTGGTGTGTTGCTTTTGCACGGAAAGACCAGAAGATATGGTTCATTGACAACATGTATACTAATCCTGCTTCCGAGCATTATGGGGATGTTAAAAAATTGGTATCTAATCATGTGATATGTAGTTTTTACTTAGTTTTTACTTAA